The DNA segment AGAGGGACCAATAGGAACCATTGCAGCACAATAACTAACTATTCTGCAAGGGGATTTCAGCAGGAGAGCATGTTATTTATACTCAAATGGACAGGGTTTCCTTTCCACGGCTCCTGTAGAGAAAAAGTGAGTCAGTGGACAAAAGGTTCCCTTGGAGTCCAGTGGGTTTTCGTCCTCCTGGCTCAACCTGGGGCTgtttttacattgaaatacaatgACTAGACTCTTTCTATGGATTTTTACCTGTTGTTCACTTTAGTCTTCTCCAGCTGCTCGTCCTGTCTAGTGTGCCACTCCTCCAGCTCTACCTTGGCCTTGTCCTTCCACTCAGACTCCTGCTTACGAGAGTTAGCGTCTGGGGAAGGGGAAATTAGGAAGAAGAGGTCTTATGATTCACACAGTACAGGCAATTCTCTTGAAAAGTGAGATCACAAAAAGAAGCCTTCTAAAAACCAGGGGCGATTTCAACATCAGGGGTGAGTTAACCAGATTTTTAGTGGCGTTTCAAAATGTGCTTAGTGTTTTTCTTGCATTGCAAGTCAGGGACATACATTTTCCAATGGTTGTGGTGTTTGAAGGGGGTGTTCAGCGCTTTGGATTCCACTTTGGGTTCCTTCTATTCTACTGTTATGCTGCACGCTGCTATGGTCCTCTAGCCAGGATATACCAGGGGCCCATCCTTACCTAGGacctccagcctctctctctgctcctccctccATTTACGCAGGCTCTCTGGCTCAGCCTGCAGCCGGTCGGCACTGGAGATGGCCGAGTACGCGTCAGACGGGCCGTTGCTCTGCTAACAAACACATGGGTGGTGTTCAACAGGGCACACCGAAGCAAAATTAAAACGTTTCTCATTGGACAAGTCGATAGCATCTCCCCCTTTTCCACTCTGTTTCAgagcattccccccccccccctcccaattTGTGCATACTGATGACACAACAATGCCATGTAGTATTCATTAGGCTATGTTAACACAAACAGGCATGGTTAAGTATTCAAATGTTTTCCTTGAGTCAATATAGTCAATCTCTGCTGTATGACAAAATGGAAAACTTAAGATATTACCTCGTGAATGTCTCCATTAACAGCACCATCCACTGCATCTGCAAAATAAATTAAGCATTTATCATGAACGAAGCCACAGCAAAGACAAGGAAATGGCCTACATCATCAGTTAACATTACAGAGCGGCTGTGCATCAGACTTTTCTATACGTCTTACATTATGGAACAAGACGGATAGGATGGTTGCATTTGCTTTCAAAACTACCACGACCTGTCACAAATCAGCAAGCTTTCACAACTATCAAATTCAGATTAATTATGGATTTTGTCATTGTAAATTTGAAAGATACTAACGTTACACGTAGGTTTGTTCTAGTCTAGTGCATAAACGGTTGGTTAGGCAGTATCTTTACGATGAGCGATTTATTAATTGTAACTATCTAGCTAAATGCCCACATCCCTTCATTAAAGAGTTGAATAACGTTAAAATGTTTCGGGCCAATGTAGCTAACTAATCGGTCAATAATCTCACTTCCTGAAGGCGACAGTTTTGTATGAAAGTCCAATGGTCATTGAGCCATATATAAAATTGCAGTAATGAAGTGGCCAGTATGTTGGTGCAGTGGGATCAATCAATGACAGGCTtacgttagcaagctagccagGAAATAGACATAACTAGCTAACCTGTCATTCAAAGACACGATATTTTCTGTTAGTTGATTCACGACAGTCACAAAACATCAAAATGTCAATAAGTAAAGTTGCGTGTAGCCAAATTAGCTATCATATACACGTAATGTAGCTGCTAACTAGCGCCGTTAGCGAGCTTACAAAATGGGGTAACTAGCGTTACCTTGCGCATAACGAGCTAGTTTCCCGAACATTTTAAAATAGATGGCCTGAAATATTGGATCCAGCCAGCTAAATTGACGTAATTTGTTTTTCTCACGATCTCTTTCATTCAAGTCCCCTGCAGACAGTCGATGTAAGTTAGCTAACTAGGTAAGGGAGCTCGTTGGCTGGCTAGTTTCCTAAGTAAGATGGCTAGCTTCAGCTAGCTAAATGTGTAACTGGCTAGCACCTTGCTAGGTAGTTATAGCCAATTTGCTAGGCTTTGACAATGTTCAGGGAACATTGTTACCGTTTGCGTCGCCTGTCAGATTGTTGTCTAGCGACGTTGGAACCTCTCCGCTGTCCAGGATGCTGAATCCTTCGTCGTTCTCAATCCCCGCGATCTCGCTTTCTTGCTGGGCCAAGAATGCGGCAGCGGGGTCTTCGTCCGTCCCATTGCCGGCCGCAGCCTGTGGTGCGCTGAGCATGTCAAAATCGTCCATATCTAGCTATTTGACGACGGTGGCTACCTATCGATAACGTTACAGTATCTAACGGGGAGTAGATCAGTCGATGAACTCGACAGTTAAGGGAGGAGAGAATGAAAAGCGGAAACGCTAGCAGGGCCAGTCAGAAACTAGGAATTGTTATTGACTGTGCTGTGCACCAACCACAAAAGGAATACGATTACACCTGACACGTAAGGGTCCCATGATCTACAGCGTGCCTAGGGGTTTGCCAATCTTGAATCTCAAGGGTACTATAGAATTACGAATTAGAATATGAGTAATTTAATTTATAGCCATCTATATGCAGGGTACAGCAAGTGTGCATCATATTTTCTGCACTATAAAAATGTGTAAAGTAACGATTGGTTCAACAAAAAAAAGTTTAAGTGCAAAGACACGTGAATTATCCTGTCAACAATACTGGCTAGTCTATGATCATAATGTTCAACTCTCCTGGGGTTAATCGAATATATAGAGTCAATGGGATATGGGATCACTCTGATATCTATACGCAATTTGATAGGCTACTAATTTCACCCAAGTGGTATATTTGATAATTGGTGTCTATTATGGCAGTGATGGGCTACTGTCGGCCTATACTGTATTACATTGCAAATGCATTTCTCAGTTAGATCCAGTGGTCCACACCATCAGGTTGCATATACTATTGACAGTATGTTTGTGCTATTATGCCAACTCTGTCACTCATTACCATGCAACTCTGTCACTCATTATCATGCCAACGATTTTTGGCTTGACAAAGACAGGAATAGAGTtggcagatctgggaccaggctcagGGGCAGCTACCGAGAAgtggggctgccttaattgacatccacgtcttcggcgcccggggaacagtgagttaacttcATTGCTCAGGGCCAggttttaacttgtcagctcggggattcgataggctaggacatgtgacagagttgtgactgaaaagagggaccagtttaatgttttaagtgggatgctgcagttctGCACATtgctatttatttttctttgatatggtgcaatattatattatgctgttcagattgtattcgttttgaatggttagatttatatgcactttgtttatatacattaaaagttatactttaaatgcaaatgtttaatagcattctttttcataacaaaccattgcatttttaaatacattgtggttatggtagagtatgatttcatttaataatttaattagaattgttttaacaccaatcatagtcaaactatcgcaaactgtttgacttgaaaaaatacaaaacatatattttttaaagagccgtttgggagccaaaagacCCGGCTCTTTTTGGTGAGATGAGCCGAACGAGCCGGCTCACTGAAGAGCCGGAATCCCCATCACtaatagggtggcgcacaattggcccagcatcgtccgggtttggcgggggtaggtcgtcattgtaaataagaatttgttcttaactgacttgcctagttaaataaaggttaaaaaacaaagaaacaaaaacatatAGAGCAAGCTAGAGCACTTTCCTCTTAGTACTGAATAACTTACTTGCGTACACATTTTCTTAATGTTTTCAGTGGTTGTGTGGTGGTTCTTCATGCCTGCAGATTTCCCCTCCACCACTATTCAATATCTACGGCCTGCTCTGGCTTTTTCCTGGAATGCACGTCTTGGCTGGGTTCCAGTGCTAGTGGGCACGTACTAATGAGCTCCTGAATCCGGAACTAGCAAGATATCAGCCCCCGCAAATCGGTGTTCAGCCATCTTGGAGGCTGTCTGTAGTTCTTATTATAGCTCAGTGATAACATACCGTGTTCACTTCTTTCAACAAATCCTCTGAGACGTCCTTTCCTGTCTCTGGAAACGTACCGTGACTAC comes from the Salmo trutta chromosome 4, fSalTru1.1, whole genome shotgun sequence genome and includes:
- the LOC115191849 gene encoding clathrin light chain A isoform X1 translates to MDDFDMLSAPQAAAGNGTDEDPAAAFLAQQESEIAGIENDEGFSILDSGEVPTSLDNNLTGDANDAVDGAVNGDIHEQSNGPSDAYSAISSADRLQAEPESLRKWREEQRERLEVLDANSRKQESEWKDKAKVELEEWHTRQDEQLEKTKVNNRVLDEDFYKQPFSDLIGYVTHINHPCYRLDQAAEEAMLSDMDENNPGTEWERVARLCDFNPKSSKQAKDVSRMRSVLISLKQAPLVR
- the LOC115191849 gene encoding clathrin light chain A isoform X3, encoding MDDFDMLSAPQAAAGNGTDEDPAAAFLAQQESEIAGIENDEGFSILDSGEVPTSLDNNLTGDANDAVDGAVNGDIHEQSNGPSDAYSAISSADRLQAEPESLRKWREEQRERLEVLDANSRKQESEWKDKAKVELEEWHTRQDEQLEKTKVNNRVLDEDFYKQPFSDLIGYVAAEEAMLSDMDENNPGTEWERVARLCDFNPKSSKQAKDVSRMRSVLISLKQAPLVR
- the LOC115191849 gene encoding clathrin light chain A isoform X4 yields the protein MDDFDMLSAPQAAAGNGTDEDPAAAFLAQQESEIAGIENDEGFSILDSGEVPTSLDNNLTGDANDAVDGAVNGDIHEQSNGPSDAYSAISSADRLQAEPESLRKWREEQRERLEVLDANSRKQESEWKDKAKVELEEWHTRQDEQLEKTKVNNRAAEEAMLSDMDENNPGTEWERVARLCDFNPKSSKQAKDVSRMRSVLISLKQAPLVR
- the LOC115191849 gene encoding clathrin light chain A isoform X2: MDDFDMLSAPQAAAGNGTDEDPAAAFLAQQESEIAGIENDEGFSILDSGEVPTSLDNNLTGDANDAVDGAVNGDIHESNGPSDAYSAISSADRLQAEPESLRKWREEQRERLEVLDANSRKQESEWKDKAKVELEEWHTRQDEQLEKTKVNNRVLDEDFYKQPFSDLIGYVTHINHPCYRLDQAAEEAMLSDMDENNPGTEWERVARLCDFNPKSSKQAKDVSRMRSVLISLKQAPLVR